The Equus przewalskii isolate Varuska chromosome 4, EquPr2, whole genome shotgun sequence region CCTGTCACCGAAGGACAGGGCAGTGGGTGCCAGTCCCTGGGGAAGGGTATGGAGCCACCCCGCCCCATGCACCACGCCCAGCCCATGTGCCCTCACTCCCCAACCCCTGCACTTGCCACTCAcgccccagccccttcctgcccaCATCCCGCCCTGTGTGTCACATGAGGGTCCTTGCTCTCAGTGTCCTGAGGTCAGCAGCATGCTACTCCCATGTGTCAATGTCTGAGAAGTGCTCACTGCTTTGGGCACCCCCTGCTCACCCCTCAGGCTCCACACAGCCCGTGGAGATCGGGGTGATGGGGCTCCTGGGCAGCAGGGGTCCATACCTGAGCAGGAATCGAGGGTAGGGTTGGCGGGAGGCGAAGCCGGCCCTGCGGACCCTCACATTCTCCAGCAGCCCCAGGTATGCGACCTGGTGGCGACAGTGGCCCTCGTCCAGCCTCGCGGCCACCTTGTCCTCATTGGGCTTGATGCAGCGGACGTAGAAGGGCTCCTGTGGGAACAGAGGTCACTCAGGAGGCCGGTGTCTCAGCCCCAAGGTCACTGGGCAGGGGTGGCAGGTGAGCTCAGGTGTGCTACCTCGTGTCCCTCCCACGCTCTGTCTGCGTGGGGAAGGGGCTTTCGTGGTGGGAAGGGGAGGCCGAGGGGCCAAGAGCAGGCAGAAGCGCCAGGCAATAAGGAGATGGGGACGAGGGGATGGCAGGCTGAACAGGACCTGCACCAGTGGGGGCAGGAGGCGGGGCCCAGAGCCAGGTTCGGGCGGGGCAGCATTGCGCCCTTTGGCCTTTCCTCTCGCCTTGCCTGAGGCTGAGCTGGGTCTCTGGATGTTCTTGTTGAGCCGGCCCTGGTGGCCTCCCGCTGCCCTCTCTGCCTTTGGGCTCCAAGCTCCGAAAGAAGCTAGTGCCCGTTTCCTGTCCCTGTGGCCCCAGCTTCCAGAAGATAATCCTGGTTCCCGGCAGGGCCTGGGCTGCGCCAACCCAAGCTCTGAGCAGGGTTTTCCCTTGCCTGTCCCTGCCCAAGGGGCAACGGGGCCAGGGAAGGCCAGCTGGAATCCCGTCTTTACTCAGGAATCCTGTGCCTACTCGAGCCTCAGCCTGGCTCAGGACATCCTAATCTGTGCAGTCGTGAGTCCCTCCGCCCGGGAGGCAGTGCAGCTCACAGCAGACAGGAAATGAACACCCTCCTCCACATGATGTGCAGAGGCAGTGGGCGGCCCGACTTGACACCCAGGCACAGatggaaagatctggaaggaTCTAGGGTGGCAGCAGGAGTGAGGGTGGTACCTTGGAAGCCAGGTTTTCCACCAGGGCCACCATGGAGTTCTTGAAGAGGGTGCCGGCCGTCAGGGGGCGCTTGGTCACCTCTGTGATGTCCTGCTGTCCGTCCGGCCACATAGCCTTCAGGGTGGGGTCCGTGCTGTGGAGACAGGCTGCATGTCCAGCTGCCCTCACCCTCCCGGAGAGCAGCCCCTACCCAGCTCAGCCATTCAAAAGCCTCGTGGCCTTAGTGTTGTACCTCAGGCTGTCTGCCTGTCAGGCAGGGTCAGCCCCGAGTGTCTGAAGGCCCTTCCAGCCCGAGCCCCTGGGTCCTCCACCCCCCAGCGCCCACACACACGCCCAGCCAGCTGGCTCACCTGTTGTACAGCAGCCGCTTGAAGTCCTGGAAGAGGGAGTCTCTGTTCTTGTCAATGAAGCCCTCCACCGAGTACCTGCAGGGGTCAGGGCTGGTGAGGGCCGAAGGGGCCTCTGACAGCCCCAGGAagcccctcagcctcctctggCCTGCCTCTCTTCTCATAGGCCAgctctcttcctcccccctcAGCTactgccctcccttcccctctcctgcctgctttctctctcatcaCGTAAAACTCCCTCCCTCAGAAGTTTCCTAGATGGGTCGAATGGTTATGCCCACGGCTCTGGAGCCAAATGTTGCAGCACTGAATCCTGGCTCTAATGCAtacatgctgtgtgacctgggatgagttacttaacctctctgtcctcACTATACATCAGATGCTCAGAATAGTATCTACTTAGTTTTCCATAAATATCAGCAATTGCGATTACAACCAGGAACTTCTGAGTCATTGGTCTATTTTGATCCCGTGGCACTGACAACCACAGATTCATTGTCTCCTCCTTTGACTGCTAGAAAGCTCAGCACCAAAATCTTGGCTCCACTTGCAGCTCCTGCAAAAGCTCGGGGCGTGGGATCTGATGCCTGGCTGCTTCGtcttctctattctatttcttctccttgtgAAGGACACATTAGACACTTGTGTCTCTCTCTGGAGTCCCTCGAAACCACTTCAAGATGAGGTGAGCGACAGGTAAGTTAATAACAACAATCATGGCGATTTCCAAAGGACCCCCTCGGCCTTGGCACTCTGGGTGTGGCCTGAGGACCGGCAGTGTTCGCCcgcctgggagctggttagaaatgcagactcagCCCGTTGCCCCTCTGCGCTGACCTGCAGCTCGCAGGATGCCCTGCTCAGAGTGTGCCAGGAACTGGCCCTGGACTGGATTGGGGGCCCCTCCCCGGCTGCACCTCGGAATGTGCTGGGGTGGAGCCCAGACATGGCATTTTTTTAAGCTCCCCAGAGGATTCCGtggtgcagccagggctgagaatcaCTGTCTTAAAATCCCCATTTCATGCTTTTCACTTGTGAATCTGGTAAAGAGGACGTTTTCAGTGTCTTAAAAAGGGAAGAGGGGACATAGTGGGGGGCCTCACGTGACATCCCCCGCATAGTGCTTGATCCGGAAGTCTCGGCCAAACTCCATGGTCTTGTCTGTGGGGCAGAGCTGTGGGAGGGACAGGCCAGGGTCAAGGCACAGAAGGTGAGCGGGatctgcagggggtggggggacagtgCTGAAGAAGAGGCTGGGCCACCCCCAAGGCCCCACCAAGACAGGCAGCAGGGTGCCTGGGGGTGTGTGTGCCAGCACCAGGACAAGCTGGGGGTATGCGGGGTGGGGGTGACTGCAGGGGGCGGAGGGGGCACCTGGCGGCTGGTGTAGTGTGGGTGGTGGCGGTGGTGTGTGTCCAGGGTCTGCAGGAAGATGCGGTCAGTGATGGGGCCCGCGGTGCTGCAGGCCTCATCCAGCACGGCCAGGATGCCGCGGTGGGGCCGCTCCACCAGCTCCACGATGGTGGCGTTGTTGAAGTACTCAACCTGGGGCAGAGCGAGCAGGCAGCTCCCGAGTCCCGCCAGCCAACCTCTCCCACACCGTCCCTGCTGGGCGCCCGCTCTGCCTGGCCGTCCTCCGCACGTCTGCTTGCCTGCCCGCTCCCTCACGGCCCACAGCCGCGTGGGATGGGCCCGGGCACTCACGCTCTGCCAGGTGATGCCCTCCCGCTCAtactcctcctgctcctgcttcaGGATGAGCTGGATGAAGAGCTGCTGCAGCTTCTCATTGCAGTAGTTGATGCAGAACTGCTCGAAGCTGGGGGCGGAGGGTCTCGTTCAGAGTCACGCCTTACCCGCCCACCTTGGGGCTTTTGCTCCATTTGGAGTGAGTGCAGTGTTGGCAGGTCTCTCCCCTAAAGTTTGCCCGAGGGGTCTGGTGCCAGGTACCCCAAGTGGCCCAGAGTGGGGCTGCATTTCCCACTCTGGGCCTCTCCTTTTCCCCACTGCTCCCACCTCTGGCACACATGCTCTGGAGTGGATTGGGGAGTCTGGCAAGGGGACATAAGCCTGAGATTTTGCCTTCCTGGTCACCACTGGGCAGGTGGCACAGCTGAGGCAGGCTCGGGGGCATGAGCCTGGGGCCAGGGACCAGCTGGGACAGATGCCAGACAtcccactccccagcccagccAAGCTCCCCGGGGCTAAGGCGGCCCTAGAGGTTGAGGGGTCAGAGCATGGGATATGGTGCCTGGGCCACCCACCTGTTGACAGGGAACACCTCGAAGCCATAGATGTCCAGCACACCGATGACTGTGTCCTTGCCGTCACGCCGGGGGTCCCGGCCCCGGGGTTCCATGACACCATTGATCCGGTCCACCACCCACTCAAATAGCCGCTGGTATACTGcctggggagaggccaggagccAGTTGCTTTGGCTGCCTCTAGCCTTGCCTCCTCCAAGAaggcccccacctcctgcctgcccccagaGTACCTTAGCACAGGCGTCCCGGGCATAGCTGGCCTCAGCCGCAGTGTGGCCCTTCTCAATGACTTCTCTGCCTCCCGAGGCCACAGTGCGAGCCAGCAGGCAGCGTAGCACCAGCTCCCGAGGTGTGGCTGTCAGCTCAGCCACGTGGTCCACCAGCACTTCCTCCGTCACGGCCAGGCTCCCCTGCTCCAGGGTATCCTCCTCAGTCTCCACAAACTCGATGTTTCCCTGGTGATGGGGGAATCGTGAAGAGTCAGGCTCCATGTTCCAAAGGAGCCTGCACACCTTtcctgggggagaggaaaggaagccaGTGGAGCCCGGCTTCTGCCACAGATGCAGCGAGAAAGGTGAGAGCGGCCCCCAGAACACACCAAAGCCTTCCCCAAGGCTTCCCACTCAGAACAGCATGTGAATGATCCCACTGCATCCTCCAAAGCCGGCTACGCGCTACCTACTCCTCAAGCTATCTCGAGAGGATGGAGTTCTCAGAGGCACTGAGTACCctacccaaagccacacagctctTAAATGACAAAAGCAAGAGGCAGGTCTGCACGATGCTCGCCTTTACTGAGCCTGGACTGCCCTTGCCCACTAAATGCGGGCTCATCTACTAGACGCGGACTGGGCACGTCGCAGGCCTGACTTGCCACAATCTGGGCACATAGAGcccacagcccagggcctggccttgAGAGAGCCCACAGCTGAAGCAACTTGGCTtcagcagagggaggagtgggCCAGCTACCTAACTGGGTTGTCAGAGGCCAGTCTCCTCCTCCAGGGGTGGCTCCCAGCCAGAACACCATGTGGGGAGGTggccccccagccctggcagccaGGCTCACCAAGTGTAGTATGGCGGCCAGGATCCGGTGCACGGAGCCCACCTCCTCAGGGCTGAAGCCGATCACCCGCATGGCCTCTGTCACTGCCTGGTGGTGGCTCTTCTCATCGGTCTCCAAGGCCTGGGGGAGAAAGGGGTCAGCACCCCAGGGCCACGCTGAGCCCCAATTCCTCTGTCCCAGTGCCTGTGCTCACCTTCTGCACCCCATCCCCACACTGAGCCCTGTTCCCCGCTCACACTGAGCCCTGCTCCCTGGCGGGTGAAATTATACAGGGCAGGGTTCCTCTGCAGGTGCAGTTCTCGCAGCATCTCGTCCTCACTGCCCCGCAGCAACTGTAAGACAGAGACACCCCTTGGTTAGGCCCCCTGAGCTCCAGAAACCTCACCCACACTTGTTTGATGACAAACAGATGTGTCCTTCAACCATCGTTGACCCAACAATGGCACGGAAGCTCAGAGATGGTGTAGATACTGCTGGAGTTCAGGGAGAACCCATTTCTAGGTCAGACATGGTGTAGACACTGAACAAGTCAATGAGAACCCACTTCAGTGGTCAGATATGGTATAGACACCATGAGAGTCCAGGTAGAACCCACTTCAGTGGTCAGACATGGTGTTGATACTGCCCAAGCCAGGGAAGAACTACTCAGTAGTCAGAGCTGTTATAGACACTGAATGAGTCCAAAGAGAACCCACTTCAGTGGTCAAACATGTTGTAGACACCATGGGAGTACAGGGAGATCCCACTTCAGAGGTCATACACAATGTAGAAACCACCTGAGTCCAGGGAGAACCCACTTCAGAAGCCAGATGCATTGTAGACACCACCCGTGTCCCAGGAGAACTCACTTCAGTAGTGAGACATGGTGTAGACACCATCAAAGTCCAGGCAGAATCCACTTCAGTGAATCAAGAAAGAATGTAGATATCACCCAAGTCCATGGAGATCCCACCTCCATGGGTCAGAATGGTGTAGACACCACTAATGTCCAGGCAGATCTCAACTCAGTGGTCAGGCAGGGTGTAGACACTACCCATGTCCAAGGAGATCCCATCTCAAGGGTCAGGCACAGTGTAGACACTGCCTGTGTCCAGACAGAAATCACCTCAATGGGTCTGACATGGTGTAGACACCATCAATGTACAGGGAGATCCTACCTCAGTGGATCAGTCATAGTGTAGACACCACCTGAATCCAGAGAGAGCCCACTTCAGTGGGACATAGTGTAGACATCAACTGTGTCCCAGGAGACCCTGGTTTAGTGGTCAGACACAGTGTAGATACTGCCAGTGTTCAGGCAGACCCACCTGAGTGGTCAGTACACTGTGAATGTCCAGGGAGATAGCACTTCAGTGGGTCAGACATGGTGTAGACACTTCAAGTGTCCTGGAAAAATCCACTTTGGTGCATCAGAACAGTGTAGACACTGTGTCCAGGGTGAGCTTACCTCAGTGGGTCAGACACGGTTGTACACTGTGTGTGTCCACGTAGAACCCACTTCAGTGAGTCAGAAAGAGTGTAGACACCACATGTGTCCCAGGAGAACTCATTTCAGTGTGTCAGAATCTTGTAGACAATGCCCATGTCTAGGGTGAACTTACCTCAGTGGATTAGACGTGGTGTAGACATCGACTGAGGCCAGGAAGATCCTACCTCAGTGGGTCAGACACAGTATAGACACTGGCCCAGTCCAGGGAGAACATACCTCAGTGGTAAGATTGGTGTAAACAAAGACCAAGTCCAGGGAGATCCCACTTCAGTGGTCAGATACAGTGTAGACATTGCCTGTGTGTTGGTGTGTCCCACTTCAGTGGTCAGATGCGGTATAGACACCGCCAGTCCAGACAGACACTTCAGTGGTCAAACATGGTATAGAAACTTCCCAAGTCCAGGGAGATCCCCTCTCAGTGGCTCAGACACTGTAGACACTGCCTGTGCCCAGGTAGAACCCACCTAAGTGAGTCAGATTGGTGTAGACACCAGCCTAATCAAGGCAGATCTCACCTCAGTGGTCAGACATGGTATAGATAGGCCAGTGCCCAGGCAGAACACCTTAGTGGTCAAAGTTGGCATAGACACCACCATAGTCCAAGGAGATGCCACTTCATCAGTGAGTCAGACACTTTGTAGACACTGCCCAAGTCCAGGCAGAACTCACCTCTGTGGGTCAGACATGGTGTAGACACTGACTGAGTCCAGGCAGAACCCACTTCAGTGGGTCAGACATGGTTGTACATCATCAGAGTCCAGGGAGAAGCCACCTCAGTTGGTCAGACATGCTTGTTCAGTGCAAGTGTCCTGGGATCCGACTTCAGCATGTCAGACACTGCGTAGACACCACAGGTGTCCCAGGAGAACCCAATTCAGTGGGTCTGAATGGTGTGGACACCACCCGTGTCCAGAGTGAACCTACCTCAATGGTCAGACAAGGTGTTGACACCGCCCGAGTCATAGAGGTTCAGCCTCAATGGGTCAGAACTGGTGTAACCACCAATGTCCAGAGAATTCCTACCTCAGTGGGTCAGACACAGTGTAGACACTGCCTGAGTCCAGGGAGAATCCACCTTAGTGGGTCATACTTGATGTAGTCATGCCCACGTCTGGGGAGAACCCAGTTTAGTGGGTCAGAACAATGCAGACACTGTCCAAGTCAAGGGAGAACTTACCTCAGTGGGCCAGACACAATATACAACTGTGGAAGGAAGATCCCACCTCAGTGATCAGACACGGTGTAGACACTGCCAGTTTCCAGGATATCCCACTACAGTGGGTCAGAAACAGTGTGGACACTGCTTGAGTCCAGGGAGCACCTACTTCAGTGGGGTGGACAAGGTATATCACTGCCAGTGTCCAGGGAGATCCTACATAGTGGGTATGAAGGGGTGTAGACGCTACCTGTGTCCAGGCTGAACTCCCACCAGTGGTCAGACACAGTGTAGACATTGCCACATCCAGGGAGAATCCACTTCCATGAGTCAGAATGGTGTAGACCACCAGTGTCCAGGGAAATCAAACCTCAGTGGGTTTGAAACAGTGTAGACACCACCAATTTCTGGGGATATCCCACTTCAATGGGTCAGATCAGTGTAGACACCACCTGAGTCCAGAATGATCCCACCTTAGTGAGTCAGACACAGTGTAAACATTGTTTGAGTTGAGGGACATCCAACCTCAGTGGGTCAGACAGTGTAGATATCACTAATATTCAGGGAGTtcccacttcagtggctcagacACAGTGTAAACACCACTTGAGTCCAGGCAGAACTCACCTCAGTGGTGTGTACATCACAAGTGTACAGGGGGATCCCATTTCAGTGGGTCAGACACAGTGTAGACACTACCCATGTCCAGGCAGTGTCTACCTAGTGGGTAAGATTGGTGTAGTCACTTAAGTTCCAGGGAGTTCCCACTTCAGTGGGTCAGACATGGTGTAATCATGTCTGTGTCTGGGGAGAATCCAATTCAATGGGTCAGAACAGTGTAGACACTGCCCAAGTCCATGGAGATCTTACTTCAGTGTATCAGACATGGTTGTACACTACGAGAGTCCAAATATCCCACTTTCATGTGTCAGACTTCATGTAGACACAGCACGTGTCCGGGGCAACCCAATTCAGTGGGTCAGAACGGTGTAGACACCACATGTGTCCAGGGCAAACTTACCTCCATGGATCAGACACATGTGGACACTGCCCAAGTCCAGGCAGAACCCACTTCATTAGGTCTGATACTTTGTAGACACTGCTGAGTACAGACAGAACCCCGCTCGGTGGGTCAGACATGGTGTGGACACCGACTGAGTTGAGGGAGATCTCACCTCAGTGGGTCAGATAGGGTGTAGACACTGCCTGAGTCCTGGCAGAACCCACCTCAGTGGGTCATTCAAAGTATGGGGACCACCAGATTCAGGGAGATATCCAACATCAATGGGTCAGACATGGTATAGATCACTAGTGTCCAGAGAGTTCCCATTTCAGTGGGTCAGACGTAGTCTATGTAGATATGTCTGTGTCCTGAGAGAACCCACTTCAATGGGTCAGATACAGTGTAGACACTACCCGAGTCCAGGGAGATCTTACCTCTGTGGGTTAGACATGGTCTAGACACTGACCAAGTCAAGGGATTTGTCACCTTAGTGGATATGAATGATGTAGACACTGCCAGCGTCTAGGAGGAAGCCGCCTCAGTGGGTCATGTACACTGGAGACACTACCAGAGTCAGGGAGATCCAGTATCAATGGGTCAGACATGGTGTAAACACCACAGGATTTCAGGGAGATCTCACCTCAGTGGGTCAGACATGGTGCAGGCACTGCCCAAGTCCAGGTAGAACCCACCTTGGTGGTGGGTCATACACAATGTCAGCACCACCAGACTCAGGGAGATCCAGTATCAATGGGTCAGACATGGTGCAGACTGCCAATATCCACAGAGTTCCCACCTCACTGGGTCAGATACGGTGTAGATATGCCTGTGTCCTGGGAGATCCTACTTTCAGTGGTCAGCCACAATGTAGACACTGCCCGTGCCCAAGCAGAACCACCTCAGTGGTCAGACATGGTGTAAATATAGCCCGAGTACAGGGAGACCCCACCTCAGTGGGTCTGACCTGGTGTAGACACCACTGGTGTCCAGACAGAACCCGCCTCAGTATCACACAGGGTACAGACCCTGCCCATGTCCAGATAGACCCCGCCTCAGGGTCAGATGCAGTGCACACACCGCCTATATCAGGGAGACCCCACCCCAGGGCGGGTGGAGAGGGGAATGGACGGTGGACGGAGCCATGGAAGGGCTTCCCCATTACCTGCCCGCCCACTCGCCAGCTCACTCACCTGGTAGAAGGCATGGAAGTTCCTTTCACCCACGTGCTGTTTGAGGACTCGAGACTGAGGAGAGAGGGGCAGCTGGGCCTGTGCTTGGGCAGCAGCCTCATCCCAGGGGACCCGCCCTAGAGCCCCCAGGGCAGTGCAGGCAGGAGGTGGTGGGCCTGGCCACAGAGGGTGCCCTGCCTGTGAACCTGGGGCTTCAGAGAGGGTATGTTcctgcccccagggcctgggagggtcAGCATGGTTGGGCAGCTCTGTCTGGTCCCCATGGGGAGGCCTGCACAGCCCACCTGCCTAGGGTGTGCAGAAGCAGGGCCCACCTTCTCCAGCAGGTAGCTGTGGATGTGTCCCCCGACAGGGTCTCCTTTGAAGTCAAAGTTGATGTCCATGTACTTGCCGAAGCGGCTGGAGTTGTGGTTGCGGTTGGTGCGTGCATTGCCGAAGGCCTCCAGCACGCAGGTGGACTTGAGCAGCACGTCCTTGACCCTGCGTGGGGCGAGGGGCCAGAGCTATAAAGCAAAGACCTCATACTGGGGACTGTACCCAAGTCCAGTATCCGGTCTGAAGCCTCCCCATTGCAGGAGGTGAGGAGGCCCAAGGGCCTGGCCTCCCCCTGCGCTGCCCCGTGCAGGCTGTGGAATGGCCCTTCGCTCTGAGACGCTGGGATAAGCACCGGCCAGGCGCTTGTGCTGGGTGTAGTATAAGCACTGGGCCCGAAAGGCCTCAGCCATAGTGTATGGTCACCTCCCACCTTCCCAGACAGCAGCTGCGGGCTGCAGTGAGGAGATGGGTCTGGACGCTTGTCATCAACTCCAGCTGCAGGAATGGGCAGCTGCCGGCCACGTGTGCTCAGGAACTTCCATCACTGCCCCCCACCCAACCCCACCTCACCCATCTTGACAGGAAGAGCCGGGGCTCCCACACAGGAAGCTGCTCCCACAAGGCCTGACTGGTGAGCAGCAGGCGGGCAGGTGGACAGCCAGGCCCTGATTCCCAGGTTCCCGGCCCAAACCAGCACAACCGGCCTGGCATCCTGGGCCTTCCTGAACGGCCACCCAACTTTTCCCCTTCGTTGGGTGCACCGGCTGTCAATCCTTGTCCCTCACCTCCATCCCGTCGCCAGGGGGAGGGCTTCCTGCACAGGGCCCCCTCAGTTGAAAGGTCCAGGGTGTGGGTCACCTGGAGCCTCCTGATAGGCGAGCCCACTAAACTTGGCTTGAGCCGAGCTGGGCTCAGTCCTGTCTCTTGCTCCCCGTTAGGCGTGAGGCccagggctgcccctgccccagccctctccGCCCTTACCTCTCCACCTCGGCCCTCTGGCTAGGGTTGGTGACGGCAGCGATGTACTGCATGATGTGCTTGCTGGCTTCTGTCTTTCCTGCCCCACTCTCCCCTGCCGGACAGATGGACAGTCAGACAGAATTAGCGACCACTCCCCCTTGGCCAGCTCCCTGTGCCCACTTCCTCCCCAGTGCTTCATTCACCTCCCATCACTGACAAATGAAGatgctggggcccagggaggctgcGAGCCAGCACTGGGGCCTTAGCCACAGGGCAGGTACCTGAGATAACGATGCAGGTGTCCCTGGACCGGCGCTTCATCGCCCTGTAGGCGGCGTTGGCCACAGCATACAGATGGGGTGGCCGCTCGTAGAGCTCACGGCCTTGGTACCTGGCGATGGCCTCGGGCCCGTACAAGGGCAGCTCCTGGTAGGGGTTCACGGACACCAGCACCTCCCCGATGTAGGTGTAGATGCGGCCCTTCTCGAACCTGGCACAGGCAGGGCCAGTCCTCAGCGCTCAGGGCAGCAGGGACACACACCCAGGTCCTGGGGCCTCGAGGCCCTGGGCTGCCCCTGGGCTGAGAGCGGAGAAGTGGGATGGGTTGACCTGAGTCTTCCCGGTGCCCACACTACCGTAGTGTAGTGTTGGGCTCCACACTGCTCTCCACGGGGTCCTGATGTCACAGGAATCATGACCACCCATTCTATGAAGGgactgacttgcccaagaccacactgGGCAAGGCAGAGCAGCAGGTTCGGAACCAGgtttggggacagggaggggcccATTTCCGGCTCAAGGCCTGGGTGGGGACCCAGAGGCAGATAGGACCCGCCTAGCTCCACCCAGATGGTAGGCGCcgggaggggctgagggcagctggggctgcagcATCCTCCCTGGCACATCCTCAGACTCCTCAACTCTCCCGTCAGGCGCCCAGTTGCTGGTGGGGTGGCTGTGTCGTCCCTCTCTTGATCTTCCTGCCTGAGGAGGAGCAGCGCGGCCTGCTCCCCGTGGTGTCGCGGACCCGCCCTTCCCCTGGCGGCTATCCTGggttcctcttcctcccctgcctctggctcCCTCCACACCTTCTCAAGTGCCACCCAGCCACCCACCGGGGACCTGCTCAGAGACACGCTTTCCCATCTGCAAGCTGTGTGGGCTGGGGCTCAGTGCTCCACTGTTAAATGGAGATGGTAATACCTGGCTTATATGCTAGTTTATACGAATGAAGTAACATCAAGTTTAGCTGGGTGCCCCATACATAGTAGCTCATTTCCTGTCCTCTGGCTTCAACAGTCTGTGCTCAGTGGAGCCCCACCCCGAAGCTCTACACAGCAGGCTGCCTTCTGCTCCCCAAGGCTGTTCAGGGATGAAACCAGCTCTCAGTGGCCACCCCATCTCACTGCCTGACCCCTGGttcttccctgccctctgcctttctcctcaGTAAATCGGGCCTCATGTCACTTCTACCAGCCACACCCTGAATCATCCCCATGTGTCCCCCTGAGTGTCACCTCAACTTGTCCACCTGCACCCCAGGGCAGGACTTACCCACTTCCCTCAGAGCCCCCAGGGCTCAACACAGCCCCATGCAGGAGATGGAGCGCCCACCCAGTCCGGGTGCCTGGCACCTGCCTGTCCCTGCCGGACAGGACGGGTAGAAGACACCTGGGTTGTGTGTGAGGCAAAGATCTGAGGAGCTCTGTCCATCGCAGGGTGGCCACCCTTGCCCTTGAGGGGACAGTTGTTCCTGCCCTGCCACATCTCCCTGCAGTCACCCAGATGGTGGTCTGCCAGGGTGTGTATGCACTACCCTTCCCGGACTGATGGAGATCAGTAGGGCTGGGGATGAGAAGGGAGCCAGTGCCCTGGGTCTACCTGAGCTTCAGGTTCTCCATGAAGTCCTCCATGGTCACTTGGTCCAAAAGCACAAAGTCGGCTTTGCCGCAGTCGGGGCCTTCCTCGTCCTCCATCCTGCCGCGGGCAGCACCCAGGCCAGGTTGCCCCTGCCTTCCTCTGCAGAGGGGCGGAGGGAAGGGGTGCTCTCCAGCAggcccagccctccctgcccgCAGCCCTCCCTGCTCATCTCCCCAGCGGCTGCGCAGTAAAGTAGGAAGTGGGTTCTGGCCCCAGGGAGGGACTGCTTTTCCCACTTGCAGCTCCCTCCTGAGGGGCTCTGACCCCTGCTTCCtgttccccacccccagagaGCGGGTGTGCCTAACGGTTGGTCTGGTCAAGGCTGGGGGGTTCCTGTTGGCCTCCTTAGGAAGCTCCAACCATTGTGATCTCTAAGTCCACCCCTCACCCCAAGCAGCAGAGACTGCAGTCCCCAGCCCTGCCACACTGAGTCACTTGTGGGACTGTAAGGAATGATTTCTTGACATGGTCTTGGCTACCTAACCCTGTGTGTCTGTCAACTCTCAGACCTCAACAGTAGGTGGATTTTACGGTGGGTACACTGTACCTTGATAAACAGTAAAAATGTGCTGATGCGCAGGCCTTTGGGGCAGGAGCCCAGGCAATAATATTGTTTAAAGTGTGCGAGACCACGCCAGGA contains the following coding sequences:
- the MYO1G gene encoding unconventional myosin-Ig → MEDEEGPDCGKADFVLLDQVTMEDFMENLKLRFEKGRIYTYIGEVLVSVNPYQELPLYGPEAIARYQGRELYERPPHLYAVANAAYRAMKRRSRDTCIVISGESGAGKTEASKHIMQYIAAVTNPSQRAEVERVKDVLLKSTCVLEAFGNARTNRNHNSSRFGKYMDINFDFKGDPVGGHIHSYLLEKSRVLKQHVGERNFHAFYQLLRGSEDEMLRELHLQRNPALYNFTRQGAGLSALETDEKSHHQAVTEAMRVIGFSPEEVGSVHRILAAILHLGNIEFVETEEDTLEQGSLAVTEEVLVDHVAELTATPRELVLRCLLARTVASGGREVIEKGHTAAEASYARDACAKAVYQRLFEWVVDRINGVMEPRGRDPRRDGKDTVIGVLDIYGFEVFPVNSFEQFCINYCNEKLQQLFIQLILKQEQEEYEREGITWQSVEYFNNATIVELVERPHRGILAVLDEACSTAGPITDRIFLQTLDTHHRHHPHYTSRQLCPTDKTMEFGRDFRIKHYAGDVTYSVEGFIDKNRDSLFQDFKRLLYNSTDPTLKAMWPDGQQDITEVTKRPLTAGTLFKNSMVALVENLASKEPFYVRCIKPNEDKVAARLDEGHCRHQVAYLGLLENVRVRRAGFASRQPYPRFLLRYKMTCEYTWPNHLLGSDKAAVGALLEQHGLQGDVAFGHSKLFIRSPQTLVTLEQGRARLIPIIVLLLQKAWRGTLARRRCRRLRAIYTIMRWFRRHKVRAHLAELQRQFQAARQPPLYGRDLVWPPPPAVLQPFQDTCHALFCRWRARQLVKNIPPSDMAQIKAKVAAMGALQELRQDWGCRRAWARDYLSSATDNPTASGLFAQRLKILREKDGFGTVLFSSHVRKVNRFNKRRDRALLLTDRHLYKLEPARQYRVMRAVPLDTVTGLSVTSGRDQLVVLHARGQDDLVVCLHRSQPPLDNRVGELVGVLAAHCQGEGRALEVRVSDCIPLSQRGARRLVSVELRPEQPEPDFRCSRGAFTLLWPSS